Proteins from a genomic interval of Pseudoalteromonas sp. MEBiC 03607:
- a CDS encoding LacI family DNA-binding transcriptional regulator, with amino-acid sequence MATIYEVSKLAGVSLATVSRVMNNNANVSDATRKKVTAAMSELGYRPNSIAQSLASNCSNSVGLLVSELQGPFYGPMMSGIENIFRNQGKHLIIAAGHSDEEREKQGIEFLISRNCDGLILHVEAVSDEYLIKLSKGRIPFVLINRYISQLSDRCILLNNIKGGYLAAKYVLEKGHKQIAYISGPLWKQDAKDRLEGHKQALAEFGVPFDEELLYQGDFMESSGFEGLAALHQHGKPFSALICANDEMAVGAMASARKLGLTLPKQLSIMGYDNVFFTRHVYPQLSTINYPIEEMGRMAANWILNQVYQKQTPSLQTLFEPELIVRHSISAL; translated from the coding sequence ATGGCCACCATTTACGAGGTGTCGAAACTTGCAGGAGTCTCACTTGCTACAGTTTCAAGAGTAATGAATAACAATGCCAATGTCAGTGACGCTACTCGTAAAAAAGTGACAGCTGCAATGAGTGAGTTAGGCTATCGCCCCAACTCAATTGCACAGTCGTTGGCATCAAATTGCTCAAACAGTGTTGGCTTACTGGTCTCTGAATTACAAGGTCCATTTTATGGCCCAATGATGAGTGGTATTGAAAACATTTTTCGAAATCAAGGCAAACACCTCATTATTGCAGCTGGCCATAGTGATGAAGAACGCGAAAAACAAGGTATTGAGTTTTTAATAAGCCGCAATTGTGATGGGCTTATTTTACACGTAGAAGCTGTTAGTGATGAGTACCTAATTAAACTTAGTAAAGGCCGTATTCCATTTGTTCTGATCAACCGCTACATTAGTCAGCTAAGTGATCGTTGTATACTACTTAACAATATAAAAGGCGGTTACCTTGCTGCCAAATATGTATTAGAAAAAGGCCACAAGCAGATAGCATATATTAGTGGCCCATTATGGAAGCAAGACGCCAAAGACCGTTTAGAAGGTCACAAGCAAGCGCTTGCTGAGTTTGGTGTTCCTTTTGATGAAGAGTTGCTATATCAAGGTGACTTCATGGAATCGAGTGGCTTTGAAGGGCTTGCGGCATTGCATCAACATGGCAAACCATTTAGTGCTTTAATTTGTGCCAACGATGAAATGGCTGTTGGCGCTATGGCAAGTGCAAGAAAATTAGGGCTTACACTCCCTAAACAGTTATCTATTATGGGATACGATAATGTGTTTTTTACTCGCCATGTTTACCCTCAACTGAGTACCATAAACTACCCGATTGAAGAAATGGGCAGAATGGCGGCTAACTGGATCCTGAATCAGGTTTACCAAAAGCAAACCCCGTCATTACAGACTTTATTTGAACCAGAGCTTATAGTTAGGCACTCTATCAGTGCGCTATAA
- a CDS encoding glycoside-pentoside-hexuronide (GPH):cation symporter has protein sequence MLTKKEKIAYGLGDTASNIIFQTVMLFLTFFYTDIFGISPAVVGTLFLVVRVVDAITDPLMGALTDATRTKWGSYRPYLLWLALPFGVISMITFTTPDLPESGKVVYAFVTYTLLMLVYTAINIPYSALGGVLSSDPKERVSIQSYRFVFGMLGGLIVSACTLPLVNWLGKGDNATGYQLTMALMSGLGVVLFLICFRYTKERVTAHNNASLSWKTRFNTLWQNSPFKVLCFAAVMLLTSMVLRTTLAIYYVKYVLGEADLVTYFVTIGMIGNILGCACANPLSKRVDKKTAYIRLQYISAVISCIAFWLPSEQIVLAFVIYFFWCFFTQMATPLLWAKMADTIDYGQWKTGERLTGLVYASVVFFIKLGLALGGAIAGWLLAFYGYEANAELSETTLSGILISFTLYPAIGSMLVAFIMKMYILDNQTVEQISADLSSQHKQ, from the coding sequence ATGCTGACAAAAAAAGAAAAGATAGCCTACGGATTAGGCGATACAGCAAGTAACATTATCTTTCAAACAGTGATGTTATTCTTAACGTTTTTCTATACAGATATTTTTGGTATATCGCCTGCTGTTGTCGGCACCTTATTTTTGGTGGTGAGAGTTGTCGATGCTATTACCGATCCATTAATGGGGGCTCTAACCGATGCGACCCGCACTAAGTGGGGAAGCTACCGCCCTTACTTGCTTTGGCTTGCCTTACCATTTGGGGTGATCAGTATGATCACCTTTACCACCCCTGACCTACCTGAATCAGGTAAAGTAGTTTATGCGTTTGTTACTTACACTTTGTTGATGCTGGTCTACACCGCTATTAATATTCCCTATTCAGCGTTAGGTGGCGTGTTAAGTAGCGATCCGAAAGAGCGAGTATCAATTCAATCATACCGTTTTGTCTTTGGTATGCTGGGCGGGTTAATTGTGAGTGCATGTACTTTGCCCCTAGTTAACTGGCTAGGTAAAGGTGATAACGCGACGGGCTATCAGCTAACAATGGCACTGATGAGCGGCTTAGGTGTGGTGCTATTTTTAATTTGTTTTCGCTACACTAAAGAACGAGTTACAGCACACAACAATGCGTCGCTTAGTTGGAAAACTCGTTTCAATACATTATGGCAAAATAGTCCTTTTAAAGTACTGTGTTTTGCCGCTGTAATGCTACTTACCAGTATGGTTTTGCGTACTACCTTAGCAATTTACTATGTTAAGTATGTGCTTGGCGAGGCTGATTTGGTGACCTACTTTGTAACCATTGGCATGATAGGCAATATCCTTGGATGTGCATGTGCTAACCCTCTAAGCAAGCGAGTAGACAAGAAAACTGCATACATACGCTTACAATATATTTCTGCTGTTATCAGCTGTATTGCATTTTGGTTGCCTAGCGAGCAGATTGTGTTGGCATTTGTTATCTATTTCTTTTGGTGCTTTTTCACCCAAATGGCAACCCCGCTACTTTGGGCCAAAATGGCTGATACCATCGATTACGGGCAATGGAAAACTGGCGAGCGCTTAACAGGATTAGTGTATGCTAGTGTGGTGTTTTTCATTAAGTTAGGGTTGGCGCTAGGTGGAGCAATTGCGGGCTGGCTATTGGCTTTTTATGGCTATGAGGCTAACGCAGAGCTTAGCGAGACAACATTATCAGGTATTTTGATTTCATTTACCCTTTACCCAGCAATAGGTAGTATGCTTGTCGCATTTATCATGAAAATGTATATTCTTGATAATCAAACTGTTGAGCAGATTAGTGCAGACTTATCATCGCAACATAAACAATAA
- a CDS encoding GH1 family beta-glucosidase: MYKSISLLPDSFLLKPEFTFGVATASFQIEGARDTRLDCIWDTFCEKPGAIADQSNGDNACEHIAHWQKDVEMIADLAVDAYRLSISWPRVMNQDGTANKQGMAFYLELLTALKARNIKTYVTLYHWDLPQYLEDQGGWLNRDTAYKFREYTELVTEHLGHLVDSFATLNEPFCSAYLGYEVGVHAPGVKSQQAGRQAAHHLLLAHGLAMQVLRENCPNTEAGIVLNFSPTYPLTAADSKAAELADQYHNQWYIKAVLDGCYPPLFDQLADEVKPTILADDMAIISQAVDFIGVNYYTRIHYKNTPDGWFEEASLANVRVTDMGWEVYPQGLTELLVSLHQQYDLPKMYITENGAAMADTLNNGEVYDVERVDYYHTHLNAVCAAIRQGVNIQGYFAWSLMDNFEWAYGYEKRFGLVYIDYDSQQRILKESAKQYRELLRQR; the protein is encoded by the coding sequence GTGTATAAATCTATTTCTCTTTTGCCTGATTCGTTTTTGCTTAAACCAGAATTCACTTTTGGTGTAGCGACAGCGTCATTTCAAATCGAAGGCGCCCGCGACACTCGACTTGATTGTATTTGGGACACATTTTGTGAAAAACCAGGGGCTATTGCAGATCAAAGTAATGGCGACAACGCTTGTGAACACATAGCTCACTGGCAAAAAGACGTCGAAATGATTGCCGATTTAGCCGTCGATGCTTACCGTTTATCAATTTCTTGGCCAAGAGTCATGAATCAAGATGGGACTGCAAACAAACAAGGTATGGCTTTTTATCTTGAGTTGCTAACGGCATTAAAAGCGCGCAACATCAAAACCTACGTCACTTTATATCACTGGGATTTACCTCAGTATCTTGAAGATCAAGGTGGTTGGTTAAACCGTGATACAGCTTACAAATTTAGAGAATATACTGAGCTAGTTACTGAACATCTCGGTCATCTTGTAGACTCATTTGCAACTTTAAACGAGCCATTCTGTAGTGCTTATTTAGGTTACGAAGTAGGTGTGCATGCACCAGGTGTAAAATCACAACAGGCAGGCCGACAAGCAGCTCATCACCTATTACTTGCCCATGGCCTAGCTATGCAGGTTTTACGTGAAAACTGCCCAAATACAGAAGCCGGTATCGTGCTAAACTTCAGCCCTACTTATCCGCTAACTGCTGCCGATAGCAAAGCCGCAGAGCTTGCTGATCAGTATCATAATCAATGGTATATAAAAGCCGTACTAGACGGATGCTATCCTCCGCTATTTGATCAGTTAGCAGATGAAGTTAAACCAACAATACTTGCTGACGACATGGCGATTATTAGCCAAGCCGTCGACTTTATTGGTGTTAATTATTATACCCGCATACACTACAAAAATACTCCAGATGGCTGGTTTGAAGAAGCAAGTTTAGCCAATGTACGTGTAACCGATATGGGCTGGGAAGTTTATCCGCAAGGCTTAACTGAACTGCTTGTATCACTGCACCAGCAATACGATTTGCCTAAAATGTACATAACTGAGAATGGTGCAGCTATGGCTGATACACTCAACAATGGTGAAGTGTATGATGTTGAGCGAGTCGATTATTATCACACTCATTTAAATGCAGTTTGTGCAGCAATTCGTCAAGGCGTTAATATTCAAGGTTACTTTGCTTGGAGCTTAATGGACAACTTTGAGTGGGCGTATGGCTACGAGAAACGCTTTGGGTTAGTGTATATTGACTATGATAGCCAGCAGCGTATTTTGAAAGAAAGCGCAAAACAATATCGTGAATTATTAAGACAACGATAA
- a CDS encoding sugar MFS transporter, with the protein MPKQHFALASLTTLFFMWGFITCLNDILIPYLKGMFSLNYTQAMLVQFCFFGAYFVMSIPAGKLVSRIGYQFGIVVGLVVAAIGCALFYPAAVAHVYELFLLALFVLASGITILQVSANPYVSVLGPQKTASSRLTMTQAFNSLGTTVAPIFGGWLILSEVSHATAEQVKLPYLLLSLSLLVLAVIFAFLKLPKLGRESDNEAAHQDLEDFVDLGSVWKYRHLILGAVGIFVYVGAEVAIGSFLVGFLTLDNIAGLAEKEAAHYISYYFAGAMVGRFIGAAVMQKFDAGKVLACHGLLAVVLIVIAMTGEGSLAMWAILLVGLCNSIMFPTIFSLALHGLGKYTSKGSGILCLAIVGGAIIPLLQGVMADAIGVQLALFLPIACYLYITYFALVGSKVSTQTSKV; encoded by the coding sequence ATGCCTAAGCAACACTTTGCACTGGCATCATTGACCACGTTATTTTTCATGTGGGGGTTCATAACGTGTTTGAATGATATTTTAATCCCTTACTTAAAAGGTATGTTTTCGCTTAACTACACGCAAGCCATGTTGGTGCAGTTTTGCTTTTTTGGTGCTTATTTTGTGATGTCTATCCCCGCGGGTAAATTGGTCAGCCGTATTGGTTACCAGTTTGGTATTGTTGTGGGCTTGGTGGTTGCCGCCATTGGTTGTGCCTTGTTTTATCCTGCTGCAGTAGCACATGTTTACGAATTATTTTTACTAGCATTATTCGTGCTTGCATCGGGTATTACTATTTTACAAGTATCTGCAAACCCTTACGTGAGTGTCCTTGGTCCACAAAAAACCGCGTCATCTCGATTAACGATGACACAAGCTTTCAACTCACTTGGTACTACCGTCGCTCCTATCTTTGGTGGTTGGCTAATTTTATCTGAAGTCAGTCATGCAACCGCAGAGCAAGTAAAGTTACCTTATTTGTTACTGTCATTAAGCTTATTAGTTCTTGCCGTTATTTTTGCTTTTTTAAAGCTGCCTAAACTAGGTAGAGAAAGTGATAATGAAGCTGCACATCAAGACTTAGAAGATTTTGTTGACTTAGGCAGTGTGTGGAAATACCGCCATTTAATTTTAGGCGCAGTAGGTATTTTTGTTTATGTGGGTGCTGAAGTTGCTATTGGTAGTTTTTTAGTTGGTTTTTTAACTTTAGATAATATTGCTGGTTTAGCTGAAAAAGAAGCCGCTCACTATATTAGTTATTATTTTGCCGGTGCGATGGTTGGCCGTTTTATTGGCGCTGCTGTGATGCAAAAATTTGATGCGGGCAAAGTGCTTGCGTGTCATGGCTTACTTGCTGTGGTGTTAATTGTGATCGCAATGACAGGTGAAGGCAGCCTGGCTATGTGGGCGATTCTTTTAGTTGGGCTTTGTAACTCAATTATGTTCCCAACTATTTTTAGCCTTGCGCTTCATGGCCTAGGTAAATACACCTCAAAAGGTTCTGGTATTTTGTGCTTAGCGATTGTTGGTGGCGCAATTATTCCATTATTGCAAGGTGTTATGGCTGATGCTATTGGCGTGCAACTGGCGCTCTTTCTACCTATCGCGTGCTACTTATACATTACTTATTTTGCGCTAGTTGGCTCAAAAGTATCAACTCAGACTTCAAAGGTGTAA
- a CDS encoding exo 1,3/1,4-beta-D-glucan glucohydrolase: MKLKNTFTLGSLMIASMGLLGCAEQEVTVKEKVKQEIWPHIETGIAEDPELEAKIAKMLAGMTLEQKIAQMIQPEIRDITVEDMRKYGFGSYLNGGGAFPNNDKHAKASDWIDLAEKMYQASIDDSLDGSKIPTMWGTDAVHGHNNVIGATLFPHNIGLGATNNPELIEKIAAATAQEVMVTGIDWVFAPTVAVVRDDRWGRTYEGYSEDPEIVKAYSAAIVKGLQGAVDKDFLSDKRVISTVKHFLGDGGTEGGDDQGNNTSSEQELFEIHAQGYVGGLGAGAQTVMASFNSWNGEKIHGSKYLLTDVLKGKMGFDGFVVGDWNGHGQIPGCNNADCAQAANAGLDVYMVPTDAWKPLYENLIKQVKNGEIAQSRIDDAVTRILRVKMRAGLFDKPSPAKRPLSGKTEIIGSAEHRAVAKQAVRESLVLLKNKQQLLPLSPKANVLVAGLGADNIGMQSGGWTITWQGTGNENSDFPGGTSIFDGIKKTVEQAGGQVQYDLNGEFETKPDVAIVVFGEQPYAEGNGDLDNLEYQRGNKTDLALLKKLKEAGIPVVSLFISGRPMWVNAELNASDAFVATWLPGSEGDAISDVLFKNADGSINHDFKGKLSFSWPNDPIGNQNRGDKDYAPLLPYGFGLTYEDENTLADNLDETSQVTSELEDLVMFERAIKSPWSLQLQSGSELQAMTSSRAAVNAVSVKTFDKDVQEDARAISFNGKEPASVRLVAAFPSDLRSYVEKNGQLEMLIKVDKAADAPLMLGMQCGENCEGQFDIRERLADTAEWQTISVNLACFADKGVNLAQVFSPWQLATDGAWQVSIAHLSVGVTDNQELTNTCK, encoded by the coding sequence ATGAAATTGAAAAATACATTCACCCTCGGCTCTTTAATGATTGCAAGTATGGGGCTGTTAGGTTGTGCTGAGCAAGAAGTAACAGTTAAAGAAAAAGTGAAGCAAGAAATCTGGCCACATATTGAAACCGGGATCGCTGAAGACCCTGAGCTTGAAGCTAAGATTGCTAAGATGTTAGCCGGTATGACGCTTGAGCAAAAAATTGCACAAATGATCCAACCTGAAATTCGTGATATTACCGTTGAAGATATGCGTAAATACGGGTTTGGTTCTTACCTTAATGGTGGTGGTGCATTTCCTAATAACGACAAACATGCCAAGGCTTCTGATTGGATTGATCTTGCTGAAAAAATGTATCAAGCCTCAATTGATGACTCATTAGATGGCAGCAAAATTCCAACTATGTGGGGCACCGATGCAGTACATGGTCACAACAATGTGATTGGCGCTACATTATTCCCTCATAACATTGGTTTAGGGGCAACAAATAACCCTGAGCTAATTGAGAAAATTGCAGCCGCTACAGCACAAGAAGTAATGGTGACGGGCATTGATTGGGTGTTTGCACCAACAGTCGCCGTTGTTCGTGACGATCGTTGGGGCCGTACTTACGAAGGCTACTCTGAAGACCCTGAAATCGTTAAAGCATATTCGGCAGCCATCGTAAAAGGCTTACAAGGAGCTGTTGATAAAGATTTTCTGTCTGATAAACGCGTGATCAGTACTGTTAAACACTTTTTAGGTGATGGCGGTACAGAAGGGGGCGATGATCAAGGTAATAACACCTCGTCTGAACAAGAGTTATTCGAAATTCATGCACAAGGTTATGTTGGTGGTTTAGGTGCAGGTGCACAAACCGTGATGGCGTCATTTAACAGCTGGAATGGCGAGAAAATTCACGGTAGTAAATACCTACTTACTGATGTACTAAAAGGTAAAATGGGCTTTGATGGCTTTGTCGTCGGCGATTGGAATGGTCACGGTCAAATTCCTGGTTGTAACAATGCAGATTGTGCGCAAGCTGCAAATGCAGGCCTTGATGTGTATATGGTTCCAACAGATGCATGGAAACCATTATATGAAAACTTAATTAAGCAGGTTAAGAACGGCGAAATTGCGCAAAGTCGTATTGATGATGCGGTTACCCGTATTCTTCGTGTAAAAATGCGTGCAGGCTTATTTGATAAGCCAAGTCCTGCTAAGCGCCCGCTTTCTGGTAAAACAGAGATCATTGGCAGTGCAGAGCATCGCGCAGTTGCAAAACAAGCGGTACGTGAATCACTGGTTCTTCTGAAAAATAAACAGCAGCTGTTACCATTATCACCAAAAGCCAATGTACTAGTTGCTGGTTTAGGTGCTGATAATATTGGTATGCAGTCAGGTGGTTGGACTATCACATGGCAGGGTACAGGCAATGAAAATAGTGACTTCCCTGGTGGTACTTCAATTTTTGATGGTATTAAAAAGACCGTTGAGCAAGCCGGTGGGCAAGTTCAGTATGATCTAAATGGCGAATTTGAAACTAAGCCAGATGTAGCGATTGTCGTGTTTGGTGAGCAGCCATATGCTGAAGGTAATGGTGATTTAGACAACCTTGAATACCAACGTGGTAATAAAACAGATCTAGCCCTACTTAAAAAGCTAAAAGAAGCGGGTATTCCCGTGGTATCGCTATTTATTAGTGGTCGCCCAATGTGGGTGAATGCAGAGCTAAATGCCAGTGATGCGTTTGTTGCAACTTGGCTGCCAGGTAGTGAAGGTGACGCCATAAGCGATGTGCTTTTTAAAAATGCAGATGGTTCAATCAATCATGACTTTAAAGGTAAGCTGTCATTCTCATGGCCAAATGATCCAATCGGCAATCAAAACCGTGGCGATAAAGATTACGCACCACTTCTGCCATACGGCTTTGGTTTAACATATGAAGATGAGAATACCCTAGCTGACAATCTTGATGAAACTTCTCAGGTGACAAGTGAACTTGAAGATCTAGTAATGTTTGAGCGAGCAATTAAGTCGCCTTGGTCACTTCAGTTGCAAAGTGGCAGTGAATTGCAAGCAATGACGAGTAGTCGAGCTGCTGTAAATGCAGTAAGTGTAAAAACCTTTGATAAAGACGTACAAGAAGATGCTCGTGCCATTAGTTTTAACGGTAAAGAGCCTGCATCAGTGCGTTTAGTGGCTGCGTTTCCGTCAGATTTACGCTCGTACGTTGAGAAAAATGGTCAACTTGAGATGTTAATTAAAGTTGATAAAGCGGCTGATGCTCCTTTAATGTTAGGTATGCAATGTGGTGAAAACTGTGAAGGCCAGTTTGATATTCGCGAGCGACTAGCAGACACGGCCGAATGGCAAACTATCTCTGTAAACTTAGCTTGTTTTGCAGATAAAGGTGTCAATCTAGCGCAGGTATTTTCGCCTTGGCAGTTGGCAACCGACGGAGCATGGCAGGTGTCGATTGCTCATTTAAGCGTTGGTGTGACCGATAACCAAGAATTGACGAATACTTGTAAGTAA
- a CDS encoding fumarylacetoacetate hydrolase family protein, translating to MHSVKLASEEFTPSKIVCVGRNYAEHIAELNNETPTSMVLFVKPNSAISQQLHAEHNGEALHYETELCFLIKNKQLAGVGLGLDLTKRSLQSALKEKGLPWERAKAFNGAALFTEFVSCDEALAYQFNLQIDGKEVQFGDTQLMLHDAQQILSEISEFMDLEDGDIIMTGTPKGVGKVTSGAIFKVTLQAAEQTLLSHQWQSR from the coding sequence ATGCATTCAGTAAAATTAGCCTCTGAAGAATTTACACCGAGTAAGATTGTCTGCGTTGGACGCAATTACGCCGAGCATATTGCCGAGCTAAATAATGAAACTCCTACCAGCATGGTATTGTTTGTGAAACCTAATAGTGCAATTTCGCAACAGCTCCATGCCGAGCATAATGGTGAAGCTCTACATTATGAAACTGAGCTTTGCTTTCTGATAAAAAATAAACAGTTGGCTGGAGTTGGATTAGGTCTCGATTTAACTAAGCGCTCGTTACAAAGCGCATTAAAAGAAAAGGGATTACCTTGGGAGCGTGCAAAAGCCTTTAATGGCGCAGCACTATTTACTGAGTTTGTTAGTTGTGATGAAGCTTTGGCGTATCAATTTAATTTGCAAATAGATGGTAAGGAAGTGCAGTTTGGTGATACTCAGCTAATGCTGCATGATGCACAGCAAATTTTATCCGAAATTAGTGAGTTCATGGATTTAGAAGATGGTGACATCATCATGACCGGCACCCCTAAAGGTGTAGGTAAGGTAACCTCAGGCGCTATATTTAAGGTGACTTTGCAGGCGGCTGAGCAGACTCTTTTGAGCCATCAGTGGCAATCACGTTAA
- a CDS encoding ABC transporter substrate-binding protein — protein MSKYVKQVLCIVTGILLTPITCASEQLSITWLENDGKPFYIEKSQANPYGGLCNEITDMLIEALPEIKHTKVMLPQKRGSKYLDEGHMACYACMIHREEKTNRATYSIPTTVYPPFSVLSTPDTAVKITQKHGNPVSLISLLTDANFIYGQNDARKFGNLIDTIAINTKLYESAALSSTGSNANYALLSQLEHGYIDYTIEYPFVADYYNQKNQKNIQKLAVNIPEKNKIFGAIGCSSSAPNNYAEKVLAKINTVLKNKILADEKYQLSQRIWLEQSFPEFSSHYQRYILEPLNVIATDGSKESAQPPAKSP, from the coding sequence ATGAGTAAATACGTAAAACAAGTATTATGCATTGTTACTGGTATATTGCTTACCCCAATCACTTGTGCCTCAGAACAACTTTCAATTACTTGGCTTGAAAATGATGGTAAACCATTCTATATAGAGAAAAGCCAAGCTAACCCGTATGGCGGCTTGTGCAACGAAATCACCGATATGTTGATTGAAGCCTTACCAGAGATTAAACACACCAAGGTGATGTTGCCGCAAAAAAGAGGCAGTAAATACCTCGATGAAGGCCATATGGCGTGTTATGCCTGTATGATCCACCGTGAGGAAAAGACCAATCGCGCAACCTACTCGATTCCAACGACGGTCTATCCTCCATTTAGTGTTTTAAGTACCCCTGACACCGCAGTAAAGATTACGCAAAAACACGGCAACCCAGTCTCATTAATTTCTTTACTGACCGATGCCAACTTCATTTATGGTCAAAATGATGCTCGTAAGTTCGGTAACCTGATAGACACTATTGCAATTAATACAAAGCTATACGAGAGTGCTGCACTAAGTAGTACTGGTAGTAATGCTAATTACGCACTGCTTTCCCAGCTTGAACATGGCTATATTGATTACACCATTGAATACCCTTTTGTTGCTGATTACTACAATCAGAAAAACCAAAAGAATATTCAAAAATTGGCCGTAAATATTCCTGAAAAAAATAAGATATTCGGTGCAATAGGTTGCTCATCTAGTGCACCAAACAATTACGCCGAAAAAGTTTTAGCAAAAATAAACACTGTACTAAAAAATAAGATTTTGGCTGATGAAAAATATCAACTTAGCCAACGCATTTGGCTAGAGCAAAGCTTTCCTGAGTTTTCGTCACATTATCAGCGTTATATTTTAGAGCCACTTAACGTGATTGCCACTGATGGCTCAAAAGAGTCTGCTCAGCCGCCTGCAAAGTCACCTTAA
- a CDS encoding aldo/keto reductase, translating into MLYSPLGRSGIDVSRVCLGSMTWGMQNNQADADEQIAYALDKGVNFIDTAEMYAVPPSPDTYGKTEQIIGNWLARNKDKRDNLVIATKIAGNGLPWVRDAGDITRQAVVEAVDASLKRLQTDVIDLYQLHWPNRTSPHFGKQWPGKVRFSEADTEQNIAGMLDILEGLNDCVKAGKIKHCGLSDDTPWGISQYLRLSEQHNLPRMVSIQNEFSLLHAKDWPYLIEQCIHEDIAYLPWSPLGGGMLSGKYLNGARPEGSRWTLVQRNGLFRDTAQSQAAIAEYVEIANAFNLTPSQLALAWCNQVDGVSSTIIGATSMAQLKENIDAFSVQLSDEANDKIADVFNRYPMPF; encoded by the coding sequence ATGCTTTATAGCCCACTTGGTCGAAGTGGTATTGATGTATCTCGTGTTTGCTTAGGTAGCATGACATGGGGTATGCAAAACAACCAAGCCGATGCCGATGAACAAATCGCCTATGCATTAGATAAAGGCGTTAACTTTATCGATACTGCAGAAATGTATGCAGTGCCACCTTCTCCTGACACCTATGGTAAAACAGAACAGATCATCGGTAACTGGTTAGCTCGTAACAAAGACAAACGCGATAACCTTGTTATTGCCACTAAAATTGCAGGTAACGGCTTGCCTTGGGTACGCGATGCGGGCGACATTACTCGCCAGGCAGTAGTTGAAGCTGTTGATGCTTCACTCAAACGCTTACAAACTGATGTTATCGATTTATACCAGTTACATTGGCCTAATCGTACTTCGCCACACTTTGGTAAACAGTGGCCAGGTAAAGTGCGCTTCTCGGAGGCTGACACCGAGCAAAATATCGCTGGCATGTTAGATATCCTCGAAGGTCTGAATGATTGTGTAAAAGCAGGTAAAATTAAACACTGTGGTTTATCTGATGATACTCCGTGGGGCATTAGCCAGTACCTGCGTTTAAGCGAACAACATAACCTTCCGCGTATGGTATCAATTCAAAACGAGTTTAGTTTGTTGCATGCCAAAGATTGGCCGTATTTGATTGAGCAATGTATTCATGAAGATATTGCTTACCTACCATGGTCACCGCTGGGTGGTGGCATGTTAAGTGGTAAGTACTTAAATGGTGCGCGCCCAGAAGGTAGCCGCTGGACGCTAGTACAACGTAATGGCCTATTTAGAGACACAGCACAATCGCAAGCTGCAATTGCTGAATATGTTGAAATTGCTAACGCCTTTAATTTAACGCCTTCACAGCTCGCGCTTGCTTGGTGTAATCAAGTAGATGGTGTGAGTTCAACGATTATTGGTGCAACATCGATGGCGCAGTTAAAAGAAAATATCGATGCTTTCTCGGTGCAATTAAGCGATGAAGCTAACGATAAAATCGCTGACGTATTTAACCGCTATCCGATGCCATTCTAA
- a CDS encoding thioesterase family protein, producing MQSFIEQHPIRTKINVAWGEMDALQHVNNVVYFRYFETARIDFFTQLGFLKDLQVTGVGPVISENNARYKRPVTFPDTVHVGVKISDIEQDRFMMHYTVFSESQDAVTTIGSSQVVMFNFKTGKKAQLNDELLAALKAHSSD from the coding sequence ATGCAATCGTTTATAGAACAACACCCTATCAGAACAAAAATCAATGTTGCATGGGGTGAAATGGATGCCCTGCAACACGTCAACAATGTAGTGTATTTTCGCTACTTCGAAACAGCCCGTATCGATTTTTTTACTCAATTAGGTTTTCTTAAAGATTTACAAGTAACAGGTGTTGGCCCGGTGATCAGCGAAAACAATGCTCGCTATAAACGCCCGGTAACATTTCCTGATACGGTGCATGTTGGTGTTAAGATTAGTGACATTGAACAAGATCGTTTTATGATGCATTACACTGTATTTAGTGAAAGCCAAGATGCTGTAACAACCATTGGCTCATCACAAGTGGTAATGTTTAATTTTAAAACGGGTAAAAAAGCGCAGTTAAATGATGAGTTATTAGCTGCACTTAAAGCCCATTCTAGCGATTAA